From the Salvelinus alpinus chromosome 32, SLU_Salpinus.1, whole genome shotgun sequence genome, one window contains:
- the LOC139562552 gene encoding lathosterol oxidase-like: MDLVLNVADHYVLTPYVYPLSWPEDTALRQIISLLVVTNLGIAVLYLGLGWLSYQFIFDHNLMKHPQFLKNQVWREIRHAMTSLPIISIPTVALFFIEVKGYSKLYDNVEESPMDWPFLLLSMISFVLFTDGCIYWIHRFLHHRCIYKHFHKKHHVLKIPTPFASHAFHPLDGFLSSMPYHVYPFLFPLHKVLYLVLYIFVNIWTVSIHDGDYRMPGPLQEVVNGAAHHTDHHLFFNVNYGQYFTLWDRIGGSYQNPSVLEGKGPLDCIRRLTAEGKISSNGANANGHTNGHDNESGTKSKEE; encoded by the exons ATGGATCTCGTGCTGAACGTTGCCGACCACTATGTCCTCACCCCCTACGTGTACCCGCTGTCATGGCCCGAGGACACAGCGCTGCGCCAGATCATTAGCCTGTTGGTAGTCACCAACCTGGGGATCGCGGTCCTCTACCTGGGCCTTGGCTGGCTGAGCTACCAATTCATCTTTGACCACAACCTCATGAAACATCCACAGTTTCTAAAG AACCAGGTGTGGCGGGAGATCAGACATGCCATGACCTCGCTACCCATTATTAGTATCCCCACCGTGGCGTTATTTTTCATTGAGGTCAAAGGATACAGTAAGCTCTATGACAACGTTGAAGAATCTCCCATGG ACTGGCCCTTTTTGCTTCTCAGCATGATTTCCTTTGTGTTATTCACGGATGGGTGCATCTATTGGATTCATCGGTTTCTTCACCACAGATGTATTTACAAG CACTTCCACAAGAAGCATCATGTGCTGAAGATCCCCACGCCGTTCGCCAGCCACGCCTTCCACCCGCTGGATGGCTTCCTGTCGAGCATGCCCTACCAtgtctaccccttcctcttccccCTGCACAAGGTGCTCTACCTGGTCCTCTACATCTTTGTCAACATCTGGACCGTGTCCATCCACGACGGCGACTACCGCATGCCCGGTCCACTGCAGGAGGTGGTCAACGGGGCGGCTCACCACACGGACCACCACCTCTTCTTCAACGTCAACTACGGCCAGTACTTCACCTTGTGGGACCGCATTGGTGGGTCTTACCAAAACCCCTCGGTTCTCGAAGGGAAGGGCCCCCTCGACTGCATTCGTAGACTGACGGCCGAGGGGAAGATTAGCTCTAATGGGGCTAATGCCAATGGCCACACGAATGGGCATGATAATGAAAGCGGTACAAAGAGCAAGGAGGAGTAG